The Nitrospiraceae bacterium genome window below encodes:
- a CDS encoding glycosyltransferase family 4 protein, producing the protein MSEHRKIFHVLISAYACEPHKGSEPGVGWNIAKEMAKHCKVWVLTRANNQESIDQEIDANPIENIHFVFYDLPIFFLKLKRGQIGLQLYYYFWQIGSYFVARKLHQSVKFDLAHHVTFVKYWAPSLMALLPIPFLWGPVGGGESTPKPFTQEFSRYGQIYERFRDWAKWFSEKDPLVRLTAQRSRISLSTTPETAQCLTRLGASRVEILTQCGIGKTELENFAHSDRLTQNNIIFLSIGNLLHLKGFHLSLKAFKMTKLKQAEYWIIGDGPERHRLQDLVHTLDITRQVHFLGRLSHRDTLSKINSCDILLHPSLHESGGGVCVEAMAAGIPVICLDEGGPGSLVTPAVGIKIPILHPHQVIKDMSEAMVDLVQFPEHRLRLGQQGKEYVTRQLTWEKKGHLIFHYYCQMTDSHLRPYSQLTSPSHASNSFPCNQYLSHLNR; encoded by the coding sequence ATGTCTGAACACAGGAAAATTTTTCATGTCCTCATTTCTGCTTATGCGTGTGAACCGCATAAAGGATCCGAACCCGGCGTGGGGTGGAATATTGCCAAAGAAATGGCCAAGCATTGCAAAGTCTGGGTTCTTACGAGGGCGAATAACCAAGAAAGCATCGATCAAGAAATCGATGCTAACCCCATTGAGAACATTCATTTCGTATTTTATGACCTCCCCATTTTTTTCTTAAAACTCAAAAGGGGCCAAATCGGACTTCAGCTTTATTATTACTTTTGGCAAATCGGCTCCTACTTCGTCGCCAGAAAACTTCACCAATCGGTCAAGTTCGATTTGGCTCACCATGTCACCTTTGTTAAATACTGGGCTCCAAGCCTCATGGCACTTCTTCCCATTCCATTTTTGTGGGGCCCTGTTGGTGGCGGGGAATCGACCCCCAAACCCTTCACGCAAGAATTCAGCCGCTATGGCCAAATATACGAACGATTCCGTGACTGGGCTAAATGGTTCTCAGAAAAGGATCCCTTAGTCCGGCTCACCGCTCAACGATCTCGCATCAGCCTCTCCACAACGCCGGAGACTGCCCAATGCCTCACGAGACTCGGAGCCTCACGGGTGGAAATTCTTACTCAATGTGGGATCGGAAAAACGGAATTGGAAAACTTCGCCCATAGTGATCGACTTACGCAGAACAACATCATTTTCCTAAGCATCGGCAATCTCCTACATCTCAAAGGATTTCATTTATCGCTGAAAGCCTTCAAAATGACGAAACTCAAACAGGCAGAATATTGGATTATCGGTGACGGCCCAGAACGACACCGTCTCCAAGATTTAGTTCATACACTGGACATCACACGGCAGGTGCATTTCTTGGGTAGACTCTCTCACCGGGATACCCTTTCCAAAATCAATAGTTGTGACATTCTCCTTCACCCCAGCCTTCATGAATCAGGAGGGGGCGTTTGCGTGGAAGCAATGGCCGCTGGAATCCCGGTGATATGCCTGGATGAGGGAGGCCCTGGAAGTCTCGTTACCCCGGCGGTAGGAATAAAAATTCCCATCCTTCATCCGCATCAGGTTATCAAAGACATGAGCGAGGCCATGGTGGACTTGGTGCAATTTCCTGAACACCGACTGCGTTTGGGGCAACAGGGAAAAGAATATGTCACACGACAATTAACCTGGGAGAAAAAGGGACACCTTATATTTCATTATTATTGTCAGATGACAGACTCACACCTGCGCCCATATAGCCAATTAACCAGCCCCAGCCATGCCTCCAATTCTTTTCCCTGCAACCAATATTTGTCCCACTTGAACCGTTAG
- a CDS encoding phosphotransferase yields MRRVALEFFLPLRQRISAYMGTLEAKTLKLRENRYLQETQFMESLKTRIGDQTFKTAVSIGTPGPYSKNTILFLNHQAEPCLLAKIANTQGAKTLLSNEVQWLKHLSTRENLRHSVPRFIADLRSDGTYVLVQSICQGNWTGRTLSSAHITFLATFQGMGEVSPKGCYTTSTMRNCMNKRLNHIQHRITPEWFSRLTHGLRLVECELQSERIIIVPAHRDFAPWNLKLHNNSVSAFDWEYASDGYLPLYDIFHFLLMPITLKHQIPFHRIPFLISQARNHGAFLGNADFKTCRADIQLLAYLLDVCLFYLESNQGRHQGDFVVTTFGRYIDAFEQWRNS; encoded by the coding sequence ATGCGTCGGGTGGCCCTGGAATTTTTCTTGCCACTTCGACAACGAATATCTGCCTATATGGGTACGTTGGAAGCCAAGACGCTCAAACTCCGGGAAAACCGTTACTTACAAGAGACGCAGTTTATGGAATCACTGAAAACCCGCATCGGAGACCAAACATTCAAAACAGCTGTGTCTATCGGCACTCCGGGCCCCTATAGCAAGAACACTATCCTCTTTCTAAATCACCAAGCCGAACCCTGCCTCCTGGCAAAGATTGCAAACACCCAAGGGGCCAAAACTCTTTTATCTAACGAAGTGCAATGGCTTAAACACCTTTCAACCCGCGAAAACCTTCGGCATTCCGTCCCACGATTCATTGCTGATCTTCGGTCCGATGGGACGTATGTCCTAGTCCAATCCATATGTCAAGGGAATTGGACAGGAAGAACCCTATCCTCCGCACACATTACATTTCTCGCAACATTTCAAGGCATGGGAGAGGTATCGCCTAAAGGGTGTTATACGACATCGACCATGAGGAATTGCATGAATAAGCGGCTCAACCATATACAACACCGGATAACCCCGGAATGGTTTTCCCGCCTCACTCATGGCCTCCGGTTAGTAGAATGCGAGCTTCAGTCAGAACGAATTATCATCGTCCCGGCACATCGAGACTTTGCCCCCTGGAATCTCAAGCTCCACAATAACTCTGTTTCGGCATTTGATTGGGAATATGCCAGCGACGGATATCTTCCCCTTTATGACATTTTCCATTTTCTCTTAATGCCAATAACGTTAAAACATCAAATTCCGTTCCACCGTATCCCTTTTCTGATCTCCCAGGCACGGAACCATGGCGCTTTTTTAGGCAATGCCGACTTCAAGACATGTAGAGCCGACATTCAATTGCTCGCCTACCTCTTAGATGTATGCCTTTTTTATTTGGAATCAAATCAAGGCCGACATCAAGGCGATTTCGTCGTCACCACCTTCGGACGATACATTGATGCATTTGAACAGTGGAGGAATTCATGA